ATTAGCTATGGCGAAGGTTTGATTGGGTTTAGGCACATAAACGACTTGGtcagggaaagattgtggtttagGTTATGAAACTGACTTTGTTAAGATTAGATGACCTTCGTCATCATAGTCAAAATAACAACCATTTGATTAAAGTTAGGGGATGATTGTCGTCATCGTTCGCCAATGTTTTGTTTACTCACCCATCtaccctgacctcctccctgTGGACTTTGTGGCTTTTTGACAATATCAAACTATTTCCTCCAAAATTCCTCTAGCCACTTCAtggctttgtcacttgaacgtaaacatatgttgttttagggcattttctaaaatgactgttgttgtttttctttgaggaTCTAATTTAAAAGCGCATAAGTAACTGCTGATGAGTCTTACTCACTTGAAATTTGGCACCTTTATAACAAGCTGTAATATTTCCTGACAGAATTTGTCTTTGGTCCAAAACTCAAGGCCACCATCGGCCAATCTGTATGAATTTGTGTCACCACTTGTACTTTGATGCAGCTCTGGATCCAGAGGATTGAGAGAGAATTGTGCAGCCTTGTTGGCGTTGTGAGCTCTCTTAGTGGTTTCCAATTGAAATTCTACCCAACAGtgatttttgcttgtttgtttgtgtttccaggttTCCAGCGCTGATTCACCAAGTTCAGGAAATTCAGACTTGAGAGAGAGCTCAAAATCCAAAGTGAAGACTTACTGGACCGAGAGCAGCAAGGCCTTCTCCATCAGTCGTCTCCTGTCCCAGTCCCTTTACGGCAAAGAGAACTTCACCTCTCTGGATCTGAACTATGATGAGGCGGACCCGTTCTCTAAACAGGAGCAGTGGCTTTACAACGCCTCAAACCCCCGCGACCCTCGATCCAGGACGAAAAGGAGGCCCATCGTCAAGACTGGCAAGTTCAAGAAGATGTTCGGTTGGGGCGACTTCCATTCCAACATCAAGACGGTGAAGCTGAACCTTCTCATCACCGGCAAAATCGTGGATCACGGAAACGGGACCTTTAGCGTCTACTTCCGCCACAACTCGACTGGTCAGGGCAATGTATCCGTGGGCCTCGTTCCGCCGACCAAAGCTGTGGAGTTCCAGGTCCACCAGCCGCACCAGCAgtaccaccaccatcaccagcagcagcagcagcaacagcagacgGCTCTGGAGACCAAGGACACCAAGCTGTTCAACTGCAGGGTGGAGTACGAGAAGGTGGAGAAGGGCACCAGGAACTCACTGTGTGCCCACGACCCCTCCCAGAGCTGCCCCCAGGAGCAGACCCAGAGTCACGTGTCCTGGCTGTGCTCCAAGCCCTTCAAAGTCATCTGCATCTTCATCACCTTCTACAGCACCGACTACAAGCTGGTGCAGAAAGTGTGTCCAGATTACAACTACCACAGTGACACCCCTTACCTCCCCACCGGGTGATCACCTGACTGGATGAcgggaagaaaaaagaaaaaaaaaaaaaagatgcagagaCAGGCCGTTGCGCCCTGAGCGACGTCAAattatttgaatgaaaatggAGTCCAAACACTTGAAACTTGAGATGTTGACAGGCATTATTACAGCTAACATATCCTTGTCGCAAGACTGATATTGCTCCAATGAACAGACCTACCCCAAGGTCATTATGAGAGCATTTAGGGAAGCATTTATAGGCTTGCAATACTCATATTATATGCATAGCTGCTTACATTGAAAGGAAATTCTCAAGCCAACTATAAAAATATGCTGattgtatttatgtaaatattgtgGATTCCACACAAAGACCAGAAAAcaattttattaatgttttctccTGCTAATTTAGTTGTTTATGTCGATAATGTATTTCCGTCTCAATCatgctttctgtcttttccaatCAGTCTCTGGTAATCATTGCAAACACGTAAATGTCAATGCAAATAAGAAGAATCTGTCAGTATGCATTAGAGGGCATAATGGGAAAAAGCAAACATATTTTGAATGGTGTTGTTTTCTGCAGTGCGATTGTTAGAGTCAATATACCTCTCTGATA
The sequence above is drawn from the Thunnus maccoyii chromosome 10, fThuMac1.1, whole genome shotgun sequence genome and encodes:
- the LOC121905177 gene encoding neurexophilin 1, whose amino-acid sequence is MRGDAPHGGMRTTCLLAAALLLLSFISLVSSADSPSSGNSDLRESSKSKVKTYWTESSKAFSISRLLSQSLYGKENFTSLDLNYDEADPFSKQEQWLYNASNPRDPRSRTKRRPIVKTGKFKKMFGWGDFHSNIKTVKLNLLITGKIVDHGNGTFSVYFRHNSTGQGNVSVGLVPPTKAVEFQVHQPHQQYHHHHQQQQQQQQTALETKDTKLFNCRVEYEKVEKGTRNSLCAHDPSQSCPQEQTQSHVSWLCSKPFKVICIFITFYSTDYKLVQKVCPDYNYHSDTPYLPTG